ctatTATAGATGCTATTATAACAGTATAAAACCATCTGAAAGCCCAAAAAGTCAGCGGAGTTCCACAAGGGATGAACTGGGCCTACAGTGTCCAACATCACACACTAATCCTATATCCCGCAGTTACCATGGCACATACATGCACCAGAAAAAGGGGAACTGGTATAGCTGAAactaagaaaaatacatttttttaaattgcactaTGAATTTACTAgagtaaatacataaaataaagtaACTGCACCCTTCGCAAATCCATAAAACTAAATATACACATTACCTGATTCTCTACTGCTTTCCACCTTGTGTAATTATGGCTGTGCAAagagggtgtaaaatgctaccaaatcagaatggcacCAGAATAGTCACTTTCCAAAGGAGTAAAtgtctacacaaggtgcaaggcagggcAGAAACTGACTTTTCAAGTTTTGgccaaaaatggattttttcctcCATAAAAGTTGTGAGTGAAAGGGGGATTGAATATGACAATGCCTTTGTAAATTAACCACAGTGTCTGCAATACAGCTGGGAATAAATCAGACTAAAATTTCAGCTCCAGTAGAAAATTTAGTTTATTTTGCAGtaatctttgaaaaaaaaaaaaaaaaaaaaaacgctaaCTAAGCAGTACAAAAAAAAGATATTGCTTGGTCACACAGACCAAAAAATGTATACACcataaaaaatatatagaaaagtAATGCCCCACCGttaatattttgcatgttttgTGATCTTCACCTTTTAAAAATGGTATTACTACATTGTTCATATTGCATAGTGGTTTTGgattcaaaaaatattttttacttaTGTTTACACTTAATATTTGCAGAATGACCTGTACTGAATCAAGTAGGCCTCATGTAGGAATAGCTCTTTTCTAATGCTCTCTTTGGCAAGTCAAACAAGCCCTTTACATTTAGGGAAGGTTAATGTAACCAATGTTTAACTGCTGGAAGTTATTTGTACTCCTGTTCAATGATTTCTTTGATCCACGAAAAAACCTGTGTGCTTATTTCCATCATAATATCGTCTGCTGTTCGTCCTTTTACTGCCATGCCATGGTTTGCTTTTTCAACCCAATGAATTTTTTTAAGGGTCTTCATTTTGCTTGCCACACCTTCCAATAATTTCTATAAAAATCAAGAGGTAAAAAATTATTACATGCCAGAAATTATGTGGATGGTAGTCATCCTTTTGTCTATCCTAACATAACAAGCAGCAGTTGAAAATGCAAATAGAATTCTGAGTGCATTTAAATCAATTGATATACTGTTGGATTACAATGTCATAATCTGTTAAATCTCTTCAGAGTACTTTGCCCAATGTTAGTCACTCACATGAAAAGAAAGTCCAATAAACAAAGAGAAGGACGTATCTATCTGAAGTCTTCTCCCATAAGCCACTGAAAAGCCATCCAATCCTGCTGCTAATGGGTCAACACACCagcaacaaaatggaggaaccTTCACAGACATGTGAAGGCCAGTCTCATAGGTCACAGCAGATAATGGAATATCAGTAGAATAGTTTTAGAACTAGCTCCTACTCTGTAGGATTTTCCCCAATAAAAGTAAGGGACTTACTACACAGACCTAAGAATTTTCACGGTAAGAGTGTATACTCCAAGCACTGCTATTCTGTTGTGACCACTCATTAAAACGTCATGACATGCCAGAAGCACTTCCTAGGCCTGGACAGTTAAGTGCTCAGAGTCCTAAATCCTAGCAGGATTTTGTAAGGATCCTGTAACATGCATCCCAAATCTAACTTACATATATCTACTTTGTGGGGAAAAGAAGAGAAGATAGAATGTAATGTTCAGCAAGGTGTGGAGTTTGACTGTTACTAGCACTTGGTTCTGCAAACCAAACTCCACAGAAGTATCCCTTTTTCCACAGGAAGAGAGAGCACCCCTGAGCAAGCAAATTTTgccagaaatatttttatttgtcctGAAAAATACACTGAATATATTGATAGTATAGCACAGTATACACTTTGTGTAATCTGAAATGGTAGGGGAGCTAAGATTTCTTTAGAACAATCAGGTCTATACTCCCCAAGGCCTTTTTTTAAGTAATACTTGCCATTTGGTGCTATCTGGTCCATtcaaaaggcaaacaaaattCTGTTCAGAGGTATTTTTGGGCCCCAAGGATAAGCTGTCTGTAGTAGGGATGACCTGGCAATATCTAGGGAAGGTGTGATATCCATCAGAAAAGCATCCCAACTTTCTCTTTAATTTGGTGGTAGAGTTCCCTGCCTGGAGCTTCTTGCAGCACATCAGTGGTTGGAGAAGACTGTCAATTACCATCATCATCTTTGGATATTAGTGCTAAGCACATTTGAACAGTTTCCTATTTCCTCCCCTTTGTAACTCAACTCACTTTTTCACACATCTCATCTTCTGATCCTGAGACAAACAGCACAGGAcacttaataaaaaataaatcttcaTCCCGGAGTTTGGACTGAAGCTTTGGTCGATGCAGTGGATAAGATAAACATATCAGACCGTGAATGAAATCCTCATTGTCATCCTGGCTAATCTGACGTGTCACAGAGGCAGCGGCTCGTGAACCCATCGAACGACCTAtctcccatttaaaaataaagaataaaaattatGTTTACTATCACATCATTTACATTCATATGAGAAGCACCATTCCTAAAAGTTATCCAATTTAGTGTATGTTGTAACACTAATATGGCATATACTCTACAAAATGACTGTGAAGGAGCAGCTGAGAGACTTTTGTTCACCAGGACATTGGAGACCACCACCCAGAATTTTGGCGCTGTCAGATAATTGAACTGGGGGCACTTAATGATTTTGCATCCATTATaaagaaagcaacagaggatcAGAAAATGGAATACTTAttttggggagtggggaagggagcagggtaGAATGACAATAAGTGGGCAATAACTCATATTTAAGTGGGATGTGTGAAGAACGCAGAAAAACTAGAATTCAGGACCCTTGAAATACTATAGAACAATGTTTACTATATTCTTGTACCACAAGGACATAGTATTGACTTTTTCCATGCTGCCTTAGTCGGTTAGTAGTAAAAATAAAGTTCCTGTGACCCACACTTCAAATCAGGCCAAGATATACACAGTGGATTTATTTCAAGTATCTACTCTAGTACTTTAAACTCCAGTGTAAACATAGGGATACAAACTGAGAAGATGAAACCTGCATGAGGTCATTCTACGAGTGACAATGTGAGATCATCAAGGTATCTCCCCAAAAGAAGTCACTGGTGGATCAAGTTTTTTGAGGTTCTGGAGATGGCTGGATTAAACTGTTTGTGAGGTCTGTTGGAGTCAGAGGGGGTTTGGTTTTGCCTTTAGCTTAATAATGGGAGGAGAATTGGAGATCCTGGAATAATGTAAATCCTACTAACCTCCAGGCAGGCGCAGTTACCTACAAGATGACCTAGAGAAAAGGTCTGAGTACTGAATAACAGTAACAAGAGCTAAGATACCAGTGGCACAAGTACTTTCACTATTCATGCATATATATTGAAGTGTATTTTTCTTAGTtactcaatatttaaaaaaaaaatgtatatttgatATCCAATTTGTTTTTAGGTTTTCTTTATATAAGGAAACACATTTAGAACAGGTATAAGCAGGTACTATTCCACTGACCTACACCACGTATGAATTCCTCTTACTTTGAtaacatgtgtatgtgtgtacatatataagTAAATCCATCTTTTCTATTGTTCTGCTACTACATGCAGATACAGGATATGTATAGATGGGGTGAATACTTACATGGCATTCAGTTTACCATGCAGTGtatgttttattaaataaaacttgaGTTTTGTATAGTGTCAGGTTACAGATCACTAGAGACAGCTTGTCCTAGTCCTTTCCCTGCAAGTCCAGGATCTAATATGGTTTTCACGTGGCTAAATAAAATGTACACAAACATTAAACAGTATAAAGTGACAAAAGGTAACTTTTAGACAAGAACTGGATCTTATTACTCTATTATAGATTTTCTAAATTACAGATCTTTGTATGGAAAcagttttaataaagaaaaaagctAATTTCTTTCTATATATAGTTTGGAGTTAGACAGCTGAAGAGAAAAAGTACTGGAATAATAAGATTATTACTGAAGAATAGATTGTAAAAGTAATATTGCTAAGTAGTACTGTTCTGTATATTACATATGTTATTTAACTACCTAACACTCAATACTAGTAAACGACACTATCAATGAAGTACTTAATTGGAAGTATATGGAAATCATAAGTGATCATCTGATTTCAGTCCCCCTAGATATCCATCCATATTCTCCCTCCGTTATATCTGTGTCAAATTATGGGTCAAATAATATATTAAG
The Emys orbicularis isolate rEmyOrb1 chromosome 1, rEmyOrb1.hap1, whole genome shotgun sequence DNA segment above includes these coding regions:
- the TEX30 gene encoding testis-expressed protein 30 encodes the protein MGGFTEVKVKIPFGNKYLDAIFSVPDKILTHGVILTHGAGGDMNFSHLVSLVAYLASHGLLCLRFTCKGLNIAYRTKAYKTVVEYLKSSGEYKLSGVFLGGRSMGSRAAASVTRQISQDDNEDFIHGLICLSYPLHRPKLQSKLRDEDLFFIKCPVLFVSGSEDEMCEKKLLEGVASKMKTLKKIHWVEKANHGMAVKGRTADDIMMEISTQVFSWIKEIIEQEYK